The window ATTGATGAAATTCTGAGTAATATAATACAGGAACCTCGATATAATTATATGTTTGAAGCTATACGTATATTTGATGTATTGCACAAAGGTTTTGGCAGAATACTTAGAACAGTACAAGAATATGTAAGAATATTggttttgtttaattatatttctggtttatatatttatacgaaaagaattttattgatttaattttttagCCAGATGGAGCTATAATCTTATTTACAATGATAATGGCTTGTGTGACATTTAAAATGATAAGATATGGCCAAAGATTTCCTATTTTgtgtattatacaaattatattcatattgAGTTTTTTTATGACTTGGTGGCAGCTTATAAAGGTAAATAACACtaacttataattttatttcagttttaaaagaatattattccTTAAATATGTTTGTTCTTTTAAGGAAGCCGAAATTAAGTCTGTTGCTgcacaaatgaaattttcagacATACCAATTTCATGTCAACCCGATAAGATGAATTTGTGGCACAAGTTTGTTTCATTCTTTTGTAAGTATATTGGTACATTGAAAAATGCTCTGGAAAGTTACTGTCATCTTTCTATCGTTGTAGCTAAGGACGATTGTGAGCAATATTATGAAACAGTAATGTCTAATCCAAAACTAAAAATTACACCTGCATTTGCATTATCACATTTTATTACTACCGTTGTTCTTCATCCAGTTACGCACATAGGAACTGTTATATCTGGCTTTATAAATAATGCTACAGGTAATTGATAAGTTTTATTCATAGTTACATCTTAATAATTCAGTtgatttcataatttcatttaatcttTTAGATAACCTGCCTTGGACATATGGATGGATAATAAAATGTATGCTGTACATATGTATAGGTTTTGTTATAATAATGATACCATTCTTTCTGTCTGGAGCATCATTTAATTTAGGCTTAGGACCATTATTGAGATTTGGAATTAGCCATgagagaaaaaatggaaaaggtAATTCATTACACAGTCTAGAAAATCGAGAACCTGTACAAATAATTCTTAAGGTAATATATCATTTCCTTTGTTTtagttgtttttatttttaactaaatttatccCAGATTTAATTGTAAATCTTTTGTATGTAGTTATTTAAAAACTCGAAACTTTTAGGTAACTCCTGGTACCGACGTACCGCAAATACAAGATGTTCCGAAAGTCAAGCAATCGAATGCCTTACCAGCTTTAAAAGATTATTGCGCAGAAAAAACTATTGTGACAGATAGTGATATTCGAGAAAATTTTGATGATTTATGTCGCGGTGATACGATAAAGAACAGTAAATTGTCGAATAATCATATAGAAGAAAAATTGGACACAATAATAGGAGAAAATAAGGATGGTAGAGGGGATGgttaataatttattgataatttGTTTCGTAATATATATAAGCTGTTAATTTCTAATGTACTTGAtcaagtaaatattttattacataaaacttAATGTTACTTGTTGTTAATactcaaattaataattaacgaatccaaaatatcaattttataactGTATTTGACAGCTTGTGACCTACAAAGTATTGTTTTagtattgtttatatttattttgcttGTAGTTTGATTGTGATTATATCATATTGTATAAGGAAAACGACATTTGATATTTTTACAATATGGTGTAACAATGTTTATATTATGTGATTCCAGTGctttaatatttccaatatttaaatACACGTACTTTTATAAACATGCAATGTTCGTTTAATACAATATGTAAATTCTGTACTAATGCGAATTCAGCCTAATGAATAGGAACGAAGAATTTATTAAACGTATATATCGTACTTCTATGATGAGCTGAATTTTTTGTATTTACTTTAAAACATATTTATGTAGAAACCACGTTGGATATACGCACATAACAAGCGCAGATGTTGGTGATGTAGCCGGAATAACGATTAGGGGAAGTGATAGGTGACGACGATCCCGCAAAACTAAGTTCTGTGTTGTAATTAATTCTATTTATGCAAACCAGCACTTTCGTCTCTACACACACAGCATAGTTTCAAAACAACTTGTCATCTCATACGTACCTCGTCAAgaatctaattaaatttcaacattATGTTCGAaaattttcgttaaatttaattattataatatatataatttaaaaatcgaaGTTCGAAActgcaaaaattaattttttacactGTATCACTTGCAACTTTTTGGATGTTTAAATTGTTTTGTTTAAGAAAACAAATTTGACTAACGTAAACCAAAGGTGCAAAGCTTGTCTATCAGATCGAAAAAAAATTTGTAAGAGCTGGTCGATCAAAATATTTAGAATGGCTCGATCGAACGAAGCAACGGCTAAAGAACTTTTTCAAATTGTGTATAGGTCCATGAACAGCAGGTGTGTTTATAGGTAACAAAGAGCGATATGTATTTAGGGCAGAGGGTTGGGTTTCATAGGGCCATAGATGCATTACATGCTCGAGATGATGTCTAAGAGAACCGAGACTGGTACGCGTATACCGACGTGTTTGGCCCTTAGTTCTGTTTCCGCAAACCATCGTCCTTTATCTGACGTATATTATGCTTGTTCCAAAATGTTCGTGCCTTTGTGCACGTTCGGTGTTCTGTCACGAATTTACACCTAAATATTCTCAAGATTATTTGAAGGTTTTTTCTTTAGttacttttataattaaaaattttaaaaatttaaatttgaataatatcaACCGCGAATCATTCAAATAATATCTTATATCTTTAAAACGTGAATAATCGTTTAACTTCTAACTTCGTTATCGTCAGTTTGTCAGacggtttttcttttttcatcgctTCAGCAACTACAAGCATCGAGCAAATTACAAGCGTAAAACGAGCGTTTGGAACGCTCGTAAGGAGTCTGCAAACTTTTCACGACTTCGTGGAAGTTCGGTGCAGTGTAGCTTAATCCGTTTTCGCGATGTCTAAAGCAGACTCGATCATAGATGCATCGACGAGCATCGAGAAGGCTATCAAAATAACGAACCTATCTCATTTCAAAGTGGCTTAATTGCGCTTGGCTGCATCTAAAACGACCCGGGATCCGTTCTATGCACGTGCAACCGGGCTTTTCACCTGAAACCCAAACGGCCCTTTCTTACATCTGCTCCATTGATGTCTCTTGGTTCGTCATTAGTTAGCGGTGAACCGCtaaaaatttgaagaacttCGGATACCAGACATCGAACGTGTGCATGGCTTGATGCGTGATGCCAACGTGTGTGTACGTATATATGTCTTGATCTTCGAGAAGCTTTCTTCGTTACTCAGAGTTCTCTGAAGACTTCCACCTGGTTACGCCCGAATACCGATCGACGAATCGATGATCGATTCACAAAGTGCACCCGTGGCCGATGTAAAAATAGAGGATAGTTGGTTGTTCGGTTGGCCGATATCGTTCGTACCGAAATATCAAAGTGTTCGTATTGTAGTTCCGATTTTTCTTCGGTTAACTTTCCTCTTTGCTCGTACGACTCGCGAAGAAAAGTTGGATCGTTTCTATCGCCGCACCGGTACTGTCATTTCTTTCAAAGAGATTTTCGGGAAAGTTATCGATAATTCATTTTAAGTGGTACATTACAATTGGAAACTCCATAGGAAAGTTCCAACGGAAGACAAACTTCCAGAGGCGGTCGAAGTCTTCAACAAAGTGAAATACATAATGCATGCCTAGCTGGAACATAATTAAGCAAGGCGGGGGAAAGACGAAGTTTTAACCGATTTACTTCGTTCCCGGCGCGAGGTAGACAATTCAACCTGAGTTCTTGCAGAATTTCGTCTTAAAATATGCTACGATCATTTTAATAACCATCTTTCATTGCGATATAGTCGATGTAACTTATCCATGCTTCGTGAG is drawn from Bombus terrestris chromosome 12, iyBomTerr1.2, whole genome shotgun sequence and contains these coding sequences:
- the LOC100644572 gene encoding chloride channel CLIC-like protein 1 isoform X2 gives rise to the protein MYACRVHSIKAFLFVFRMKPPYEFIFLLIHIFAIILIVHCDDENYFENIENSEELIDPYSFFYDKHSKTMDKEINMDIKDIVQESTEAQNELEPLKHENNYSSHEAIFYKRLINLLLSNIRIENENEASITGILEIQVSHSQMEILRNFQIHKTSLREIDEILSNIIQEPRYNYMFEAIRIFDVLHKGFGRILRTVQEYPDGAIILFTMIMACVTFKMIRYGQRFPILCIIQIIFILSFFMTWWQLIKEAEIKSVAAQMKFSDIPISCQPDKMNLWHKFVSFFSKDDCEQYYETVMSNPKLKITPAFALSHFITTVVLHPVTHIGTVISGFINNATDNLPWTYGWIIKCMLYICIGFVIIMIPFFLSGASFNLGLGPLLRFGISHERKNGKGNSLHSLENREPVQIILKVTPGTDVPQIQDVPKVKQSNALPALKDYCAEKTIVTDSDIRENFDDLCRGDTIKNSKLSNNHIEEKLDTIIGENKDGRGDG
- the LOC100644572 gene encoding chloride channel CLIC-like protein 1 isoform X7 translates to MQSTLDKRNSEELIDPYSFFYDKHSKTMDKEINMDIKDIVQESTEAQNELEPLKHENNYSSHEAIFYKRLINLLLSNIRIENENEASITGILEIQVSHSQMEILRNFQIHKTSLREIDEILSNIIQEPRYNYMFEAIRIFDVLHKGFGRILRTVQEYPDGAIILFTMIMACVTFKMIRYGQRFPILCIIQIIFILSFFMTWWQLIKEAEIKSVAAQMKFSDIPISCQPDKMNLWHKFVSFFSKDDCEQYYETVMSNPKLKITPAFALSHFITTVVLHPVTHIGTVISGFINNATDNLPWTYGWIIKCMLYICIGFVIIMIPFFLSGASFNLGLGPLLRFGISHERKNGKGNSLHSLENREPVQIILKVTPGTDVPQIQDVPKVKQSNALPALKDYCAEKTIVTDSDIRENFDDLCRGDTIKNSKLSNNHIEEKLDTIIGENKDGRGDG
- the LOC100644572 gene encoding chloride channel CLIC-like protein 1 isoform X6, with translation MQSTLDKRNSEELIDPYSFFYDKHSKTMDKEINMDIRKDIVQESTEAQNELEPLKHENNYSSHEAIFYKRLINLLLSNIRIENENEASITGILEIQVSHSQMEILRNFQIHKTSLREIDEILSNIIQEPRYNYMFEAIRIFDVLHKGFGRILRTVQEYPDGAIILFTMIMACVTFKMIRYGQRFPILCIIQIIFILSFFMTWWQLIKEAEIKSVAAQMKFSDIPISCQPDKMNLWHKFVSFFSKDDCEQYYETVMSNPKLKITPAFALSHFITTVVLHPVTHIGTVISGFINNATDNLPWTYGWIIKCMLYICIGFVIIMIPFFLSGASFNLGLGPLLRFGISHERKNGKGNSLHSLENREPVQIILKVTPGTDVPQIQDVPKVKQSNALPALKDYCAEKTIVTDSDIRENFDDLCRGDTIKNSKLSNNHIEEKLDTIIGENKDGRGDG
- the LOC100644572 gene encoding chloride channel CLIC-like protein 1 isoform X5; the protein is MQSTLDKRMKPPYEFIFLLIHIFAIILIVHCDDENYFENIENSEELIDPYSFFYDKHSKTMDKEINMDIRKDIVQESTEAQNELEPLKHENNYSSHEAIFYKRLINLLLSNIRIENENEASITGILEIQVSHSQMEILRNFQIHKTSLREIDEILSNIIQEPRYNYMFEAIRIFDVLHKGFGRILRTVQEYPDGAIILFTMIMACVTFKMIRYGQRFPILCIIQIIFILSFFMTWWQLIKEAEIKSVAAQMKFSDIPISCQPDKMNLWHKFVSFFSKDDCEQYYETVMSNPKLKITPAFALSHFITTVVLHPVTHIGTVISGFINNATDNLPWTYGWIIKCMLYICIGFVIIMIPFFLSGASFNLGLGPLLRFGISHERKNGKGNSLHSLENREPVQIILKVTPGTDVPQIQDVPKVKQSNALPALKDYCAEKTIVTDSDIRENFDDLCRGDTIKNSKLSNNHIEEKLDTIIGENKDGRGDG
- the LOC100644572 gene encoding chloride channel CLIC-like protein 1 isoform X3, translated to MKILCLAFLFVFRMKPPYEFIFLLIHIFAIILIVHCDDENYFENIENSEELIDPYSFFYDKHSKTMDKEINMDIRKDIVQESTEAQNELEPLKHENNYSSHEAIFYKRLINLLLSNIRIENENEASITGILEIQVSHSQMEILRNFQIHKTSLREIDEILSNIIQEPRYNYMFEAIRIFDVLHKGFGRILRTVQEYPDGAIILFTMIMACVTFKMIRYGQRFPILCIIQIIFILSFFMTWWQLIKEAEIKSVAAQMKFSDIPISCQPDKMNLWHKFVSFFSKDDCEQYYETVMSNPKLKITPAFALSHFITTVVLHPVTHIGTVISGFINNATDNLPWTYGWIIKCMLYICIGFVIIMIPFFLSGASFNLGLGPLLRFGISHERKNGKGNSLHSLENREPVQIILKVTPGTDVPQIQDVPKVKQSNALPALKDYCAEKTIVTDSDIRENFDDLCRGDTIKNSKLSNNHIEEKLDTIIGENKDGRGDG
- the LOC100644572 gene encoding chloride channel CLIC-like protein 1 isoform X1, producing MYACRVHSIKAFLFVFRMKPPYEFIFLLIHIFAIILIVHCDDENYFENIENSEELIDPYSFFYDKHSKTMDKEINMDIRKDIVQESTEAQNELEPLKHENNYSSHEAIFYKRLINLLLSNIRIENENEASITGILEIQVSHSQMEILRNFQIHKTSLREIDEILSNIIQEPRYNYMFEAIRIFDVLHKGFGRILRTVQEYPDGAIILFTMIMACVTFKMIRYGQRFPILCIIQIIFILSFFMTWWQLIKEAEIKSVAAQMKFSDIPISCQPDKMNLWHKFVSFFSKDDCEQYYETVMSNPKLKITPAFALSHFITTVVLHPVTHIGTVISGFINNATDNLPWTYGWIIKCMLYICIGFVIIMIPFFLSGASFNLGLGPLLRFGISHERKNGKGNSLHSLENREPVQIILKVTPGTDVPQIQDVPKVKQSNALPALKDYCAEKTIVTDSDIRENFDDLCRGDTIKNSKLSNNHIEEKLDTIIGENKDGRGDG
- the LOC100644572 gene encoding chloride channel CLIC-like protein 1 isoform X4, whose translation is MTNKKAFLFVFRMKPPYEFIFLLIHIFAIILIVHCDDENYFENIENSEELIDPYSFFYDKHSKTMDKEINMDIRKDIVQESTEAQNELEPLKHENNYSSHEAIFYKRLINLLLSNIRIENENEASITGILEIQVSHSQMEILRNFQIHKTSLREIDEILSNIIQEPRYNYMFEAIRIFDVLHKGFGRILRTVQEYPDGAIILFTMIMACVTFKMIRYGQRFPILCIIQIIFILSFFMTWWQLIKEAEIKSVAAQMKFSDIPISCQPDKMNLWHKFVSFFSKDDCEQYYETVMSNPKLKITPAFALSHFITTVVLHPVTHIGTVISGFINNATDNLPWTYGWIIKCMLYICIGFVIIMIPFFLSGASFNLGLGPLLRFGISHERKNGKGNSLHSLENREPVQIILKVTPGTDVPQIQDVPKVKQSNALPALKDYCAEKTIVTDSDIRENFDDLCRGDTIKNSKLSNNHIEEKLDTIIGENKDGRGDG
- the LOC100644572 gene encoding chloride channel CLIC-like protein 1 isoform X8; protein product: MYACRVHSIKAFLFVFRMKPPYEFIFLLIHIFAIILIVHCDDENYFENIENSEELIDPYSFFYDKHSKTMDKEINMDIRKDIVQESTEAQNELEPLKHENNYSSHEAIFYKRLINLLLSNIRIENENEASITGILEIQVSHSQMEILRNFQIHKTSLREIDEILSNIIQEPRYNYMFEAIRIFDVLHKGFGRILRTVQEYPDGAIILFTMIMACVTFKMIRYGQRFPILCIIQIIFILSFFMTWWQLIKEAEIKSVAAQMKFSDIPISCQPDKMNLWHKFVSFFSKDDCEQYYETVMSNPKLKITPAFALSHFITTVVLHPVTHIGTVISGFINNATDNLPWTYGWIIKCMLYICIGFVIIMIPFFLSGASFNLGLGPLLRFGISHERKNGKGNSWYRRTANTRCSESQAIECLTSFKRLLRRKNYCDR